In Marinicella rhabdoformis, a genomic segment contains:
- the ahcY gene encoding adenosylhomocysteinase, whose product MNTAEQIKADYVIADIGLAAFGHKEIRIAETEMPGLVQIREEYNDSQPLKGARIAGSLHMTIQTAVLIESLRALGADVRWASCNIYSTQDHAAAAMADQGIPVFAVKGETLEEYWEYTHRIMEWSDGGAPNMILDDGGDATMLLILGSKAEKDASVLDNPGSEEETFLFASIKKRLASKPGWYTKTLASIQGVTEETTTGVKRLYEMAKTGDLPFPAINVNDSVTKSKFDNLYGCRESLVDAIKRATDVMVAGKKAVVCGFGDVGKGSAASLRALGAIVSVTEIDPICALQASMEGYQVVTLEDAVADADIFVTTTGNYQIINFEHMKAMKDQAIVCNIGHFDNEIDVASLEKHCKWDSIKDQVDHVEFEDGKKIILLARGRLVNLGCGTGHPSFVMSNSFTNQVLAQIELYQDGDKYDNNVFVLPKHLDEKVAKLHLGRVGAKLTTLTEQQAKYIGVKVEGPYKPEHYRY is encoded by the coding sequence ATTAATACTGCAGAACAAATCAAAGCCGACTACGTCATTGCTGACATCGGTTTGGCCGCTTTTGGCCACAAGGAAATCCGCATCGCCGAAACTGAAATGCCAGGTTTGGTACAAATTCGCGAAGAATACAACGATTCACAGCCACTAAAAGGTGCTCGCATCGCAGGTTCTTTACACATGACGATACAAACAGCTGTTTTGATTGAGTCATTGCGCGCCTTAGGCGCTGACGTGCGTTGGGCTTCTTGTAACATTTATTCAACACAAGACCACGCAGCGGCAGCCATGGCTGACCAAGGTATTCCAGTTTTTGCTGTTAAAGGTGAAACTTTGGAAGAGTATTGGGAATACACACATCGCATCATGGAATGGTCTGACGGTGGCGCACCCAATATGATTTTGGATGATGGTGGTGATGCAACCATGCTTTTGATTTTAGGCAGCAAAGCTGAAAAAGATGCCAGCGTGTTGGATAACCCAGGTTCTGAAGAAGAAACTTTTTTGTTTGCTTCTATCAAAAAACGTTTGGCAAGCAAGCCAGGTTGGTACACAAAAACTTTGGCTTCAATCCAAGGTGTAACTGAAGAAACAACAACAGGTGTTAAACGCTTATATGAAATGGCAAAAACAGGTGACTTACCATTCCCTGCCATTAATGTGAATGATTCAGTGACCAAATCTAAATTTGACAACTTGTACGGTTGTCGTGAGTCTTTGGTAGACGCCATCAAACGTGCAACAGACGTCATGGTTGCGGGTAAAAAAGCCGTGGTTTGTGGATTTGGTGATGTGGGCAAAGGTTCGGCGGCTTCGTTGCGTGCTTTAGGTGCCATTGTTTCTGTCACTGAAATTGACCCCATTTGTGCTTTGCAAGCTTCAATGGAAGGTTACCAAGTAGTGACATTAGAAGATGCCGTTGCTGATGCGGATATCTTCGTTACCACTACAGGTAACTACCAAATCATCAACTTCGAACACATGAAAGCAATGAAAGACCAAGCCATCGTTTGTAATATTGGTCATTTTGACAATGAGATCGATGTCGCTTCTTTGGAAAAACACTGCAAGTGGGATTCAATCAAAGATCAAGTAGATCATGTTGAATTTGAAGACGGTAAAAAAATCATCTTGTTGGCACGTGGCCGCTTGGTCAACTTGGGCTGTGGTACAGGTCACCCAAGCTTTGTGATGTCTAATTCTTTCACCAACCAAGTATTGGCTCAAATTGAGTTGTACCAAGACGGTGACAAATATGACAACAATGTATTTGTATTGCCTAAGCATTTGGATGAAAAAGTGGCCAAACTGCATTTAGGTCGAGTTGGTGCTAAGCTGACCACATTGACAGAACAGCAAGCCAAATACATCGGTGTCAAAGTTGAAGGCCCTTATAAGCCAGAGCATTACAGATATTAA
- the metK gene encoding methionine adenosyltransferase, which produces MSDFLFTSESVSEGHPDKVADQISDAVLDAIIKDDPNARVACETMVKTGAAIVSGEITTNTWIDLDDLVRKVIIDIGYDNSAVGFDGNACAVMSLIGKQSHDINMGVDRTSPEEQGAGDQGLMFGYASNETDVLMPAPITYSHLLVQKQAEVRKSGQLSWLRPDAKSQLTFRYENNKPVAVDAVVLSTQHDEDISLDDLREAVREEIIKPVLPEAWLDDKTQYHINPTGNFVIGGPVGDCGLTGRKIIVDTYGGMARHGGGAFSGKDPSKVDRSAAYACRYVAKNIVAAGLADRCEIQVSYAIGVAKPTSISVTTFGTNKVAESLIEKLVRDHFDLTPYGIITSLDLVRPIYQKTAAYGHMGREDADFTWEKTDKADLLRDAAGLK; this is translated from the coding sequence ATGAGCGACTTTTTATTTACTTCAGAATCTGTATCAGAAGGCCACCCAGATAAAGTGGCCGATCAGATTTCTGACGCGGTTTTAGATGCCATCATCAAAGATGACCCTAACGCACGTGTGGCCTGTGAAACCATGGTTAAAACAGGTGCTGCGATTGTGTCAGGTGAAATCACAACCAACACTTGGATTGACTTGGATGACTTGGTTCGTAAAGTCATTATTGACATTGGGTATGACAATTCAGCAGTGGGTTTTGACGGCAATGCTTGTGCTGTGATGAGTTTGATTGGAAAACAGTCACATGACATCAACATGGGCGTCGACCGAACAAGTCCAGAAGAACAAGGTGCTGGTGACCAAGGATTGATGTTTGGTTATGCATCGAATGAAACTGATGTACTGATGCCTGCGCCAATCACCTACTCACATTTATTGGTTCAAAAGCAAGCTGAAGTTCGTAAGTCTGGCCAACTGTCATGGTTGCGCCCTGATGCGAAATCACAATTGACCTTCCGTTATGAGAACAACAAGCCTGTGGCTGTCGACGCAGTTGTTTTATCTACACAGCATGATGAAGACATCAGCTTAGATGACTTGCGTGAAGCTGTGCGCGAAGAAATCATCAAGCCAGTTTTGCCTGAGGCATGGTTGGATGATAAGACTCAATACCACATCAACCCAACAGGTAACTTCGTTATCGGTGGACCAGTGGGTGATTGTGGCTTAACAGGGCGTAAGATTATTGTTGATACTTATGGTGGTATGGCCCGTCATGGCGGTGGTGCATTTTCTGGTAAGGACCCTTCGAAAGTTGACCGTTCAGCGGCTTATGCTTGTCGTTATGTGGCAAAAAACATTGTCGCTGCTGGTCTTGCAGACCGTTGTGAGATTCAAGTTTCTTACGCCATTGGTGTAGCGAAACCCACATCTATTTCAGTGACCACATTTGGTACCAATAAAGTGGCTGAAAGCCTGATTGAAAAGTTGGTTCGTGATCACTTCGACTTAACGCCATATGGCATCATTACCTCATTAGATTTGGTACGCCCAATTTACCAAAAAACAGCAGCTTACGGTCACATGGGTCGAGAAGATGCTGATTTCACTTGGGAAAAAACAGACAAAGCAGACTTATTGCGTGATGCAGCAGGTCTCAAATAA
- a CDS encoding phosphomannomutase/phosphoglucomutase codes for MFGKKDKEKPEEMVEELVDDNEVFESVSQEGDASKDSGKKKGLTPKIKLNLEVIPEGVDFTVGSLWNTALALALIITATFAYIIYSNVKEKATLSFLASESEEIFDYVSSQLKQIDDVARNVINHNPDSDQIVNLLEKAIPDNLRVVRVVEPVTAIEPDTEFPGINFATLDMIKTTSKNQKEQLPEIHLYGQKNQYLNYVYIQKPNESYVVISYPVSAIIDKTKQLSAGNGTLSLLQKSGDWSNITLQHWGQKDDGVSYTRKEVNVPGSHFYISYGVKQPQLGFMQLGLISAIVSFIAGILLTLMVYQKRKIAFDAGKAQVAKEKGKQHYVPKSVQAAASKSLPQDTKNILMEKELEKKAALPDQSIFKAYDIRGIVDKTLTECTVEQIGQAIGTENINRGCHKIVVARDGRLSGPILLDALIAGLKKSGCDVINIGAVPTGVLYFATHHLETGSGVMLTGSHNPADYNGLKIMLNGETLAGKLIQDLYKAIVAGDLKEGEGTYQEMDIEDDYIDHISSDIQLENQPTVVVDCGNGIPGGIAPELLEEIGCEVIPLHCEVDGNFPNHHPDPSVPENLEDLIATMKQTDADLGIAFDGDGDRLGVVTKSGEIIYPDRLMMLFAKDVLTRQPGSSIIFDVKCTGHLPKFIVKSGGMPIMWKTGHSFMKAKLKETNAAMAGEMSGHFFFNERWFGFDDGIYAAARLLEILDQESDEPQAVFDTLPKGISTPELKVHMKEGEHYEFIEKFVENTTFPDAKVTTIDGIRADYNDGWGLVRCSNTTPCLVIRFDADNQAALERIQQDFKTKLWAIDDGLELPF; via the coding sequence ATGTTTGGGAAAAAAGACAAAGAAAAGCCTGAAGAAATGGTGGAAGAGCTGGTAGATGACAATGAAGTTTTTGAGTCAGTATCACAAGAAGGAGATGCCTCAAAAGACAGTGGCAAAAAGAAAGGCCTCACACCCAAAATTAAATTAAATTTGGAAGTGATTCCTGAGGGTGTGGATTTTACCGTTGGGTCACTTTGGAATACGGCTTTGGCTTTGGCTTTGATTATAACGGCAACTTTTGCTTACATCATATACAGTAACGTCAAAGAAAAAGCCACCTTGTCATTTTTAGCTTCTGAAAGTGAAGAGATATTCGACTATGTCAGCAGTCAATTAAAACAAATTGATGATGTGGCAAGGAATGTGATCAACCACAACCCAGATTCTGATCAAATTGTCAATTTATTAGAAAAGGCCATTCCTGATAATTTACGTGTTGTGCGTGTGGTAGAACCTGTCACGGCAATTGAGCCTGATACTGAGTTTCCTGGTATCAATTTTGCGACTTTGGACATGATTAAAACCACCAGTAAAAATCAAAAGGAGCAATTGCCTGAAATACACTTGTATGGCCAAAAGAATCAATATTTAAATTATGTTTATATACAAAAACCAAATGAGTCGTATGTAGTCATTAGCTATCCTGTGAGTGCTATTATTGATAAAACGAAACAGTTAAGCGCAGGCAATGGCACTTTGTCATTATTACAAAAATCTGGAGATTGGAGTAACATCACATTACAGCACTGGGGCCAAAAGGACGATGGTGTATCTTATACCAGGAAGGAAGTCAATGTACCTGGCTCTCACTTTTATATATCTTATGGTGTAAAACAACCGCAACTGGGTTTTATGCAGCTGGGCTTAATCAGTGCCATTGTGTCATTTATAGCCGGCATATTATTGACACTGATGGTGTATCAAAAAAGAAAAATTGCATTTGATGCAGGAAAAGCTCAAGTGGCCAAAGAAAAAGGCAAGCAACATTATGTGCCTAAGTCTGTTCAGGCAGCGGCATCCAAATCATTACCACAAGACACAAAAAATATTTTAATGGAAAAAGAATTAGAGAAAAAAGCGGCATTACCTGATCAAAGCATATTCAAAGCGTATGACATTAGGGGTATCGTTGATAAGACATTGACTGAATGTACAGTTGAGCAAATTGGTCAAGCCATAGGCACGGAAAACATCAATCGAGGTTGTCATAAAATAGTGGTGGCTAGGGATGGCAGGTTATCTGGACCCATATTATTAGATGCATTGATTGCAGGATTGAAAAAATCAGGTTGTGATGTCATCAATATTGGTGCAGTACCAACAGGTGTGCTTTATTTTGCAACTCATCATTTAGAAACGGGATCTGGCGTGATGTTGACAGGCAGCCACAATCCAGCTGATTATAATGGATTGAAAATCATGTTGAATGGTGAAACATTGGCAGGCAAATTGATTCAAGATTTGTATAAGGCAATTGTTGCTGGTGATTTGAAAGAGGGTGAAGGTACCTACCAAGAAATGGATATTGAAGATGATTATATTGATCACATCAGTTCAGATATTCAACTAGAAAATCAACCGACTGTTGTTGTCGATTGTGGCAATGGTATTCCCGGTGGTATTGCGCCTGAGTTATTAGAAGAGATTGGCTGTGAAGTGATTCCCTTGCATTGTGAAGTAGATGGAAACTTCCCTAATCACCACCCAGATCCCAGTGTGCCTGAAAATTTAGAAGATTTGATTGCCACAATGAAACAAACAGATGCAGATTTAGGTATTGCTTTCGATGGAGACGGTGACCGTTTAGGGGTTGTGACCAAATCAGGTGAAATTATTTACCCTGATCGCTTGATGATGCTGTTTGCTAAAGATGTATTGACAAGGCAGCCAGGTTCTTCAATTATTTTTGACGTCAAATGTACTGGACACCTGCCCAAGTTTATTGTCAAGAGCGGTGGTATGCCCATCATGTGGAAAACGGGACATTCCTTTATGAAAGCCAAACTTAAGGAAACCAATGCAGCCATGGCAGGTGAAATGAGTGGACACTTCTTTTTCAACGAGCGTTGGTTTGGCTTTGATGATGGTATTTATGCTGCTGCTCGTTTGCTTGAAATACTTGACCAAGAATCTGATGAGCCCCAAGCAGTTTTTGATACTTTGCCTAAAGGTATCAGTACGCCAGAATTGAAAGTGCATATGAAAGAAGGTGAGCATTACGAATTCATTGAAAAGTTTGTAGAAAATACGACTTTCCCAGATGCCAAAGTGACCACGATTGACGGCATCAGGGCTGATTATAATGATGGATGGGGTTTGGTGCGTTGTTCAAATACAACACCGTGTTTGGTGATACGGTTTGATGCAGACAATCAAGCGGCACTGGAACGTATTCAACAAGATTTTAAAACCAAGTTATGGGCCATTGATGACGGCCTTGAACTGCCCTTTTAA
- the dut gene encoding dUTP diphosphatase, with protein MKTIDVKIMDDRLKNEFGLPQYGTEGSAGLDLIACVDGELTVTAGDTVLIPTGMAIHVKDPQLAAVILPRSGLGHKHGIVLGNLVGLIDSDYQGQLFVSCWNRSKKDFKVSAGDRIAQLVILPVVQANLNVVDDFNQSDRGEGGFGHTGVN; from the coding sequence ATGAAAACCATAGATGTCAAAATAATGGATGACCGCTTAAAAAATGAATTTGGCTTGCCTCAATATGGAACTGAGGGCTCGGCTGGTCTGGACTTAATTGCATGTGTTGACGGAGAATTAACGGTCACTGCGGGTGATACGGTATTGATTCCCACAGGGATGGCGATTCATGTCAAAGATCCTCAGTTGGCTGCTGTTATTCTACCTCGTTCTGGCTTGGGACATAAACATGGTATTGTATTGGGTAACTTGGTGGGTTTGATTGACTCTGATTATCAAGGTCAATTGTTTGTTTCTTGTTGGAATCGATCCAAGAAAGATTTTAAGGTGTCTGCAGGTGACCGAATAGCTCAATTGGTTATTTTACCTGTGGTACAGGCAAACCTGAATGTGGTGGACGATTTCAATCAATCTGATCGAGGCGAAGGAGGCTTTGGTCATACAGGGGTGAATTGA
- the radC gene encoding RadC family protein encodes MPREKLLKYGAATLSDAELLAIFLRTGTKEMPVLILANHLISYFGSLHAIIKASPKQFINIKGLGPAKYVQIQAVNELATRSLKTEVSEKPSFTDPDLVRRYLLNHFEQTAFERFACLFLNSKNRLITFEYLFTGSISQAQVYPRTVAQQCLKFNAASVIFAHNHPSGDVSPSESDKQLTQRLIETLRLIDVKVLDHFVIGSDKCFSMAEHQML; translated from the coding sequence ATGCCAAGAGAAAAACTTTTAAAGTATGGTGCTGCCACACTTTCTGATGCTGAGTTATTGGCTATTTTTTTGCGAACTGGCACCAAAGAAATGCCGGTATTAATCCTTGCCAACCACCTCATTTCTTACTTTGGCAGCTTACATGCCATCATAAAAGCCAGTCCAAAACAATTCATTAACATCAAGGGTTTGGGGCCGGCCAAATATGTTCAAATTCAAGCCGTTAATGAATTGGCCACACGAAGCTTAAAAACAGAGGTTTCTGAAAAGCCGAGTTTCACAGACCCCGATTTGGTACGACGCTATTTGCTTAATCATTTTGAACAAACAGCATTTGAGCGATTTGCCTGCTTGTTTTTAAACAGCAAAAACCGGCTAATCACATTTGAATATTTATTCACAGGAAGCATCAGTCAGGCGCAGGTTTATCCTAGAACAGTAGCACAACAGTGTTTGAAATTTAACGCCGCATCGGTTATATTCGCCCACAACCATCCCTCAGGTGATGTGTCTCCCAGTGAATCAGACAAGCAGTTAACTCAACGACTGATAGAAACTTTGCGCTTAATTGATGTCAAAGTGCTTGATCATTTTGTCATAGGCAGTGACAAATGTTTTTCAATGGCTGAACATCAGATGTTATAA